One genomic region from Drosophila subpulchrella strain 33 F10 #4 breed RU33 chromosome 2R, RU_Dsub_v1.1 Primary Assembly, whole genome shotgun sequence encodes:
- the LOC119549638 gene encoding spaetzle-processing enzyme-like — MTAFVLGALIIVHLFLKSSEISAELLDDNCGLTSHLLRNKRMTGGEDADILSSPWMVLLLGDSIAGGSLINSRFVLTAGHALSATFKKVRLGEYDRESIKDCTSSDCIPKTYDINITDSFIHPAFQSDNYRNDIALLQMGEEVIFSDYIRPICLLVNEQVGETISMFRVTGWGKTNSFPTSRILQTATLNYLDITECTDLFQSENDGTQICAGSLNSDTCSGDSGGPLSAILPYGKTNRVFQFGIISYGTLTCDAPSLYTNVTHYMDWIVNITSTYS; from the exons ATGACCGCCTTCGTTTTGGGAGCTTTAATTATAGTCCACCTATTTCTTAAATCTTCTGAAATATCGGCCGAATTGCTCGATGATAACTGTGGATTGACATCGCATCTTCTGCGGAACAAGCGAATGACTGGAGGAGAAGATGCAGATATATTATCGAGTCCATGGATGGTTCTTTTGCTTGGCGATTCGATTGCGGGGGGCTCGCTTATAAATTCAC GCTTTGTCCTGACGGCCGGTCATGCCCTTTCCGCAACATTTAA aaAGGTGCGCCTAGGCGAATACGATCGGGAAAGCATTAAAGATTGCACTTCGTCGGATTGCATACCAAAAACCTATGATATTAATATCACTGACAGTTTTATCCACCCAGCGTTTCAATCTGACAATTATCGGAATGATATAGCTCTGCTTCAAATGGGAGAAGAGGTGATATTTTCAG ATTATATCAGACCAATCTGCCTGCTTGTCAATGAGCAAGTGGGTGAAACTATTTCCATGTTTAGGGTCACCGGCTGGGGaaaaacgaatagttttccAACGAGCCGTATTCTACAGACAGCCACTCTTAACTATCTTGATATTACGGAGTGTACGGACTTATTTCAATCAGAGAATGACGGTACTCAGATATGTGCCGGTAGTTTGAACAGCGACACCTGCTCCGGAGACTCGGGAGGACCGTTGAGTGCAATCTTACCCTATGGAAAAACTAATCGGGTTTTCCAGTTTGGTATCATCAGCTATGGAACCCTAACCTGTGATGCCCCCAGTCTTTACACAAATGTTACGCACTATATGGACTGGATTGTGAATATAACGAGTACATATAGCTAA